A portion of the Trichomycterus rosablanca isolate fTriRos1 chromosome 17, fTriRos1.hap1, whole genome shotgun sequence genome contains these proteins:
- the fbxo22 gene encoding F-box only protein 22, translating to METDTALSCTPVESKSGFVLGNVDEVVERILTFVPTKALFRIASVCRLWRNCARRVLRMQQKMTWLSAAGLSRYEEHILLKTMEEGLEEIFLLPQTALLMVDSDNFSGHCHSYRHKKARKCHPEEESDAVGRLRRLLPSSCDILCVITPGIVLTPTGLPCGSPKEFMKGEAGFSLLFSSVEGVHIRPFHFCKKSLSKSTLKEAGLVENPDLKVVLLFGYDAYKHGAAHFLNQLLEPLANSNVLIAGGHVDRAFPQHRDCCSSGSYGVVGLTLSGARIQGASVLLDQDVSTPEAAEVTISRLKAVNIPERNTVGFMFACVARGHNHYNNQHNVEADIFHKIFPSVPLFGFFGNGEIGCDRVVKEKFTLSQTDANELQHGYTTVMSLVHLG from the exons ATGGAAACAGACACCGCCTTATCCTGTACTCCAGTTGAGAGTAAATCAGGCTTTGTTCTTGGAAATGTAGATGAAGTCGTGGAGAGAATCTTAACATTTGTGCCAACTAAAGCGCTCTTCCGGATAGCAAG tgtgtgtagGCTATGGAGGAACTGTGCACGCAGAGTCCTGAGAATGCAACAGAAAATGACATGGTTGTCAGCTGCTGGCTTATCCAGATATGAAGAACACATTCTACTCAAAACTATGGAAGAGGGTTTGGAG GAAATCTTCCTGCTGCCCCAAACAGCTTTGTTAATGGTGGACAGTGACAACTTCAGTGGACATTGTCATTCTTATAGACACAAAAAAG CAAGGAAGTGCCATCCTGAGGAGGAGTCAGATGCTGTGGGCAGACTAAGACGCTTGTTACCCAGCTCCTGTGATATCTTATGCGTCATCACTCCAGGGATTGTGT TAACACCTACAGGATTGCCTTGTGGTTCCCCTAAGGAGTTTATGAAAGGCGAGGCTGGATTCAGCCTTCTTTTTTCTAGTGTAGAGGGGGTTCACATCAGACCGTTTCACTTCTGCAAAAAGAGTCTCAGCAAAAGTACTTTAAAGGAAGCAG gCTTGGTTGAAAACCCTGACCTGAAGGTGGTGTTGCTGTTTGGCTATGATGCATACAAACATGGAGCTGCTCATTTCCTCAACCAGTTGTTGGAGCCCCTTGCTAACAGTAATGTGCTCATTGCTGGTGGCCATGTAGACCGTGCTTTCCCCCAGCACAGAGACTG CTGTTCTTCTGGGTCATATGGAGTGGTGGGTCTTACCCTAAGTGGTGCCAGAATTCAGGGTGCCTCAGTGCTGCTGGACCAGGATGTCAGCACCCCTGAAGCAGCTGAAGTCACCATCAGTCGGCTTAAAGCAGTCAACATACCTGAGAGGAATACAGTAGGGTTCATGTTTGCATGTGTGGCACGGGGACACAACCACTATAACAACCAGCACAATGTGGAGGCTGACATTTTTCACAAGATCTTTCCCAGTGTACCTCTCTTTGGATTCTTTGGAAATGGCGAGATCGGCTGTGACCGTGTTGTTAAAGAAAAATTCACATTAAGTCAGACAGATGCAAATGAACTACAGCATGGTTACACAACTGTTATGAGTCTGGTGCACTTAGGATAA